Proteins encoded together in one Planctopirus ephydatiae window:
- the murB gene encoding UDP-N-acetylmuramate dehydrogenase — protein MSFLEEFHDILKRDEPLAPYTWMKLGGPVQYFLEPRSVEELVAVVKACAAQQITVRVLGGGSNLLVRDEGVSGAVIKLTHEAFQHIKIEGTTLVAGGGALLSNAISQAVKASLAGFENLAGIPGTIGGALRGNAGGRNGDIGQYVSSVKVLTIDGEIIDRSDDELSFGYRQSNLTELIILEATFRLIADAPDEIVRRLRKTWIMKKSSQPLAAQSAGCIFKNPRGLSAGSLIEQANLKGTRVGGAEISERHANFIVSNGNASSADVLRLMDLVRSKISEQFAVDLESEIQIW, from the coding sequence ATGAGCTTTCTCGAAGAATTCCACGACATTCTCAAACGCGACGAGCCACTGGCTCCTTACACCTGGATGAAACTGGGTGGCCCGGTGCAGTACTTTCTCGAACCGCGTAGCGTCGAAGAACTCGTCGCTGTGGTCAAAGCCTGTGCTGCCCAGCAGATCACAGTCCGTGTTCTCGGCGGTGGCTCTAATCTCCTCGTGCGGGATGAAGGTGTCAGTGGCGCTGTCATCAAGCTCACACATGAAGCCTTCCAGCACATTAAAATCGAAGGCACAACGCTGGTGGCTGGTGGTGGAGCACTCCTTTCCAATGCTATTTCGCAGGCTGTCAAAGCCAGTCTTGCCGGGTTTGAAAATCTCGCGGGAATTCCCGGAACAATTGGCGGTGCACTGCGTGGCAATGCCGGTGGCCGCAACGGCGATATCGGCCAGTACGTCAGTTCCGTCAAAGTGCTGACGATCGACGGTGAAATCATCGACCGCTCGGACGATGAACTCTCTTTTGGCTATCGCCAGAGCAATCTCACGGAACTCATCATTCTCGAAGCCACGTTCCGGCTCATTGCCGATGCCCCGGATGAGATTGTCCGCCGCCTGCGAAAAACCTGGATCATGAAAAAATCATCCCAGCCACTCGCGGCTCAATCGGCAGGCTGTATCTTCAAGAATCCACGCGGTCTTTCGGCGGGTTCATTGATTGAACAAGCCAACCTGAAGGGAACTCGTGTCGGTGGAGCAGAAATCAGCGAGCGGCACGCCAACTTTATCGTCTCGAATGGAAATGCCTCCTCCGCAGACGTCCTGCGACTGATGGATCTGGTACGAAGCAAGATTTCCGAACAGTTTGCAGTCGATCTGGAGTCAGAAATCCAAATCTGGTAA
- a CDS encoding D-alanine--D-alanine ligase family protein: protein MSRGNIQSAATNPPRWNIALLAGGDSDERSISLRSGQAVCQALQERGHFILPIDPAIVSLKGMDWNGFDAVFISLHGRFGEDGGVQTLLEESGIPYTGSSSQTSRLAFDKRIAKQNFDRMQVPTPAWCELSPDESFDSLLMKARELGWPVVIKPASQGSSLGVSIVRQPEQLQSAYERARHYDEALIMEAAIVGSEWTVGLHDDEILPPICIETDREFFDWVAKYEDDHTRYIFDKPLPATCRQKLETACRGAVHALGVTGISRVDLMLDSEGNPWVLEINTIPGLTDHSLVPKAAQQAGWTLGELCEESIHRAIQRRPRRPHLLRRASFSTQAKFFPQ from the coding sequence ATGTCACGCGGGAACATACAGTCTGCTGCTACCAACCCACCACGATGGAACATTGCCTTGCTGGCCGGTGGTGATTCTGACGAGCGGTCAATCAGCCTCAGAAGCGGGCAGGCCGTTTGTCAGGCCTTGCAGGAGCGTGGCCATTTCATACTGCCGATTGACCCCGCCATCGTTTCACTCAAGGGAATGGATTGGAACGGTTTCGATGCGGTCTTTATCTCCCTGCATGGACGGTTTGGCGAAGACGGCGGTGTGCAGACATTGCTCGAAGAATCCGGAATTCCTTACACGGGGAGCAGCAGTCAGACTTCCCGTTTAGCGTTTGATAAACGCATTGCCAAACAGAATTTTGATCGCATGCAGGTGCCAACTCCCGCCTGGTGCGAACTTTCACCTGACGAGTCATTCGATAGTTTGCTGATGAAGGCCCGGGAACTGGGTTGGCCTGTGGTCATTAAACCTGCATCGCAAGGCTCGAGCCTGGGCGTCTCGATTGTCCGCCAGCCAGAGCAACTTCAATCCGCTTATGAAAGGGCACGCCATTACGACGAGGCCCTCATTATGGAAGCGGCAATTGTGGGCAGCGAATGGACTGTCGGCCTGCATGACGATGAAATCTTGCCACCGATCTGTATCGAGACAGACCGCGAGTTTTTCGACTGGGTCGCGAAATACGAAGATGACCACACACGTTACATCTTCGACAAACCTCTCCCGGCAACATGCCGACAGAAGCTGGAAACTGCCTGCCGGGGAGCCGTCCACGCTCTGGGTGTGACCGGAATCTCCCGGGTCGATCTGATGCTCGATTCGGAAGGGAACCCATGGGTTCTTGAAATCAACACCATTCCCGGATTAACCGATCACAGCCTCGTTCCTAAGGCGGCTCAGCAAGCCGGTTGGACTTTGGGAGAACTGTGCGAAGAGTCGATTCACCGCGCCATCCAAAGACGCCCCCGCAGACCTCACTTACTCAGACGTGCTTCGTTTTCGACGCAGGCAAAATTTTTCCCTCAATGA
- a CDS encoding Gfo/Idh/MocA family protein, which produces MTLPSMNPSVQSSRRQFLGLSAALAAGCFVTARPAFSASRSANEKLNIAVIGPGGRGHENLMGVSSENIVAIVDADFRRAGKAFELFPSAKKFSDYRKLFDTPDFFDAVVVSTPDHTHAAPTSIAMKQGKHVYTEKPLTHSLFEARSLQETAAAAKVATQMGTQIHAGENYRRVVEIIRSGAIGPVTEVHVWVGKGWGGGELPKEFPPVPEGLDWNSWVGPAPFREFHPTYVPANWRRWWDFGNGTLGDMGCHYMDLPFWALGLKHPTKITAEGPALNLQTAPIGMTAEYEFPAVGSQPACKLKWYDGTMTPKEVRGRKVPGSGVMFVGSEGEMFADYGSYKLYPEEKFADFKPPAPTIPRSIGHHQEWIRACKTGEPTTCSFDYSGPLTETVLLGCLAYRMQKPIAWDAVNLKCPGTPEADAIINRPYREGWTL; this is translated from the coding sequence ATGACTTTGCCATCCATGAATCCATCGGTTCAGTCTTCCCGCCGCCAGTTTCTAGGGCTTTCTGCTGCCTTGGCAGCGGGTTGTTTTGTCACCGCCCGCCCGGCGTTCTCAGCCTCTCGCTCTGCCAATGAAAAACTCAACATTGCCGTCATTGGCCCGGGCGGACGCGGGCACGAGAACCTCATGGGTGTCTCCAGCGAAAACATCGTCGCGATTGTCGATGCCGACTTCCGTCGCGCCGGTAAAGCCTTCGAACTCTTCCCGAGTGCGAAAAAGTTTTCCGACTATCGAAAACTCTTTGATACGCCCGATTTCTTCGACGCAGTGGTGGTGAGCACTCCCGACCATACACATGCCGCACCCACCTCGATTGCCATGAAACAAGGCAAGCACGTCTACACAGAAAAGCCGTTAACCCACTCGTTGTTTGAAGCCCGCTCTTTGCAGGAAACGGCTGCTGCCGCCAAAGTCGCCACACAAATGGGAACGCAGATTCATGCCGGTGAAAACTACCGGCGTGTGGTCGAAATCATCCGCAGTGGTGCCATTGGCCCGGTGACCGAAGTGCATGTCTGGGTTGGTAAAGGCTGGGGTGGTGGCGAACTTCCCAAAGAGTTTCCGCCTGTTCCCGAAGGGCTCGATTGGAACTCGTGGGTTGGACCGGCACCTTTCCGGGAATTCCATCCCACTTATGTTCCAGCGAACTGGCGCCGCTGGTGGGATTTTGGGAATGGCACGCTGGGCGACATGGGCTGCCATTACATGGATCTTCCCTTCTGGGCACTGGGGCTGAAGCACCCGACAAAGATCACAGCCGAAGGGCCGGCTCTGAATCTGCAGACAGCACCGATTGGCATGACAGCCGAGTACGAATTCCCTGCGGTAGGCAGTCAGCCCGCCTGCAAACTCAAGTGGTACGACGGCACGATGACGCCTAAGGAAGTTCGTGGTCGTAAAGTCCCTGGTTCGGGTGTGATGTTTGTGGGAAGTGAAGGGGAAATGTTCGCCGATTACGGCAGTTACAAGCTTTATCCTGAGGAGAAGTTTGCCGATTTCAAGCCCCCCGCACCCACAATCCCTCGCTCCATCGGGCATCACCAGGAATGGATCAGGGCCTGTAAAACGGGCGAGCCAACAACCTGCTCGTTCGATTACTCCGGCCCACTGACGGAAACGGTCTTATTGGGCTGCCTCGCTTATCGCATGCAGAAGCCCATTGCCTGGGATGCCGTCAATCTCAAGTGCCCCGGCACTCCCGAAGCCGACGCCATCATCAACCGCCCTTACCGCGAAGGCTGGACGCTGTAA
- a CDS encoding response regulator transcription factor, giving the protein MRALIVEDQPDLLFALRGMLEDEGYAVDTAADGESGLHRALVWEYDVIVLDWMLPRLSGFDLLKQLRAKKSTPVLMLTARDGVADRVQGLDQGADDYLVKPFDRGELLARLRALIRRAAGESESLLELGQGVTINLIHRKVFRDDVEIVLTAREYSIFEYLALHRGRVVPRTDLYDHIFDENDESLSNLLDVHISNLRRKLGRDVIETRRGLGYIIHSQASSAELVDDASHDSAS; this is encoded by the coding sequence ATGCGTGCCTTGATTGTTGAAGATCAGCCAGATCTGCTGTTTGCACTTCGAGGAATGCTGGAAGACGAAGGGTACGCCGTTGATACGGCTGCCGATGGTGAATCGGGGCTGCATCGTGCACTTGTCTGGGAATACGATGTCATTGTGCTTGACTGGATGCTCCCCCGGCTTTCCGGTTTTGACCTTCTGAAACAACTTCGCGCGAAGAAATCAACACCCGTGCTCATGCTCACAGCCCGTGATGGTGTGGCTGATCGAGTGCAAGGTCTCGATCAGGGGGCCGATGATTACCTCGTGAAGCCTTTTGATCGTGGCGAACTTCTGGCCAGACTACGGGCGTTAATCCGGCGGGCAGCCGGTGAATCCGAATCATTGCTCGAACTCGGGCAGGGAGTGACAATCAATCTTATTCATCGCAAAGTCTTCCGGGACGATGTCGAGATTGTGCTGACTGCCCGCGAGTACTCGATTTTTGAATATCTGGCACTGCATCGAGGTCGTGTCGTTCCGCGTACTGATTTGTATGACCACATCTTTGATGAAAATGACGAATCGCTCTCGAACCTGCTGGATGTGCATATCTCGAATCTCAGGCGAAAACTTGGCCGTGATGTGATTGAGACCCGTCGTGGCTTGGGGTACATCATTCATAGTCAGGCATCTTCTGCAGAACTTGTGGATGATGCATCCCACGATTCTGCTTCGTAA
- a CDS encoding sensor histidine kinase — protein MVELTSKRWLSIPDLWNKFASRSIRGSLVVWVTLLLGAVLLFFAVVLYETNRRLTIERIESELRSFGFSVLANGRFGNRFPTTDGGNRGDRDRHGRDGIERERPISEPGPPGMIPPERSPDEAGREAGNPPLPLIADQFPLEQPERRNDRNGPNPRGGGRNDFPPGEPFPRNGGPPDFDRRGPPERMYFLIRREDTGEIIDRSFDLPEDALAPFPESKLRGPGAIHDPTQSRSVNGRWEVKVFDPSRTRSIVVGRWIQREWDDLQRLLLRTGLIALLSLIIGIAGTWLLARRVLSPLDDISKTVDKLTASTLNQRIDVAPLKTELQALAKVLNATFDRLQAGFERQVRFTSDASHELRTPIAVVLAQTEHALARERSAQEYRQALSACGRSASRMRTLVESLLALARADSGRLQLNCQPIDLLPVVEHAIESIKPKAETSRLKLAAQLTSATVFGDAVFLGQVVTNLLNNAIEYNAPEGMIFVTVTSDTDSARISVVDTGRGMSAEERSHLFERFFRADAARSASGSTGHGLGLAICREIVELHGGKIDVSTELGRGSTFCVVLPLYREEAAKITTEIAADPETSNSQTTSE, from the coding sequence GTGGTCGAACTTACTTCCAAACGATGGCTCAGCATTCCCGACTTATGGAACAAGTTCGCTTCGCGGTCGATTCGCGGCAGTCTCGTCGTCTGGGTCACGCTCCTGCTGGGTGCAGTGCTGCTGTTCTTCGCCGTCGTGCTTTACGAAACCAATCGTCGATTAACGATCGAGCGCATCGAAAGTGAGCTCAGATCGTTTGGATTCTCGGTGCTGGCCAATGGCCGATTTGGCAATCGATTTCCCACAACCGATGGAGGAAATCGAGGTGATCGAGATCGCCATGGTCGTGATGGGATTGAACGGGAACGACCGATAAGTGAACCAGGCCCTCCCGGCATGATCCCTCCTGAGCGAAGTCCAGATGAAGCCGGTCGTGAGGCAGGCAACCCACCTCTGCCACTCATTGCCGACCAATTTCCCTTGGAGCAACCCGAGAGAAGAAATGATCGCAATGGACCCAATCCACGGGGAGGGGGAAGGAATGATTTTCCACCGGGAGAGCCGTTTCCGCGGAATGGCGGGCCGCCCGACTTTGATCGTCGTGGCCCCCCTGAGCGGATGTATTTTTTAATCCGCCGGGAAGATACTGGTGAGATCATCGATCGCTCTTTTGATCTGCCAGAAGATGCACTGGCTCCTTTTCCTGAATCGAAACTGCGAGGCCCAGGCGCCATTCACGATCCGACCCAATCCCGCTCAGTGAATGGTCGCTGGGAAGTGAAAGTCTTCGATCCCAGCCGAACACGTTCGATTGTCGTGGGCCGGTGGATTCAGCGGGAATGGGATGACCTGCAGCGTCTGCTGCTGCGAACGGGCCTGATTGCGCTCCTTTCGCTGATCATCGGTATTGCCGGTACTTGGTTGCTGGCCAGGCGCGTTCTTTCCCCGCTCGACGATATTTCCAAAACTGTCGATAAACTGACGGCCAGCACACTCAATCAACGGATTGACGTGGCCCCACTGAAAACGGAACTCCAGGCACTGGCCAAAGTTCTGAATGCCACCTTTGATCGATTACAGGCCGGCTTTGAACGACAGGTTCGTTTTACCTCGGATGCCTCGCACGAATTGCGGACGCCAATCGCTGTGGTCCTGGCACAAACAGAACATGCACTGGCTCGCGAACGCTCTGCACAGGAATATCGTCAGGCACTGAGTGCCTGTGGTCGTTCGGCATCCCGCATGCGCACTCTGGTTGAAAGTCTGCTGGCTCTGGCGAGAGCCGATTCGGGTCGATTACAGCTCAATTGTCAGCCCATCGATCTGTTGCCGGTCGTGGAACATGCAATCGAGTCGATCAAACCCAAAGCGGAAACCAGCCGCTTAAAACTGGCGGCGCAGCTCACTTCTGCCACTGTTTTTGGCGATGCTGTTTTTCTGGGTCAGGTCGTTACTAACCTGCTCAATAACGCGATTGAGTACAATGCGCCTGAGGGGATGATCTTCGTCACTGTCACCTCGGATACAGACTCGGCCCGCATCTCCGTCGTGGACACTGGACGGGGGATGTCGGCTGAAGAACGATCGCATTTGTTTGAAAGATTCTTCCGGGCGGATGCCGCTCGTTCGGCGTCTGGTTCGACTGGCCATGGCCTGGGTCTGGCCATTTGCCGTGAGATTGTCGAGCTGCATGGCGGAAAGATCGATGTCTCCACAGAACTGGGTCGCGGCAGCACCTTTTGTGTCGTATTACCCTTGTATCGCGAAGAAGCGGCAAAGATCACAACCGAGATTGCAGCAGATCCAGAGACAAGCAATTCTCAAACGACGAGTGAATGA
- a CDS encoding chromosomal replication initiator protein DnaA: protein MQPGMMLANPGINHDERDQQQTVQASAAHVRGVQKLIPQDADGQTVLDIQTAAERVRLNENLVRQNALTRHSPVQHSPGQRPAKQYSLPTRANRQQEAASLGSVLIRAGLCQALSSPTSRSLLSTEDHHLNVPSIIANPSPVKMPAAIANDLPDMTRATQDPAHALFINTAAMTDAGGLQIFQEALIEAIGTSRYEMLFARKVTFDWQQVAATTSHHQGGRLVLRIEDEFLRNWLRREYHPLLERLARECLQASTISFSEDASLGQGTSSAKITTAHTTTHEKSLSRNPSEKISITNTGVIAHLPAQNHQPSQHPKKSAVPDLKLGATITTIPSPDQPAEHHATDQSSGAAEQRFDRQCANKPGANKSSRVLPVSDFPGANLDVMRSESAHNPAPQNLPLTATSLAGSQLAAGNKVADDQVVASAAGRNPLVSQMAGPRRGAYVASTAFGSTNQVPTAQAPTNQAAGFSSASHESRSNSGAASHHSAPAHLGRTNAAKMSRRPMELSDLVVGTGNELALAAARKVCDEVPAPFNPLYLFGNVGIGKTHLLEGISRQLRRQHPGLNVLMMTAEQFANCFTQALRDKTLPSFRQKFRNVDALLIDDVDFLDNTRVIREEFLHTFTELAERGRAIVLTADRHPKLLSKLGDELVTRFMSGLICRVEAPDQATRERIVQMKAARMGTDISEEALMWVAQKFRNNVRELEGALNCLHTWYTMSERRVGLATARQILADLERDCLKIVRLADIEQTICTLFGVRPRELKSSSRARTVSQPRMLAMFLARKHTQSAYQEIGQHFGGRNHSTVMAAEKKVGEWLDSNSELHLGGRDWNIRELMDTLEQQLLAS, encoded by the coding sequence ATGCAACCCGGCATGATGCTGGCGAACCCCGGAATCAATCATGATGAACGAGATCAACAACAGACAGTTCAGGCTTCCGCCGCTCATGTACGAGGCGTGCAGAAGCTCATCCCTCAGGACGCTGATGGGCAGACTGTATTGGATATTCAGACCGCTGCTGAGCGGGTACGGCTCAATGAGAATCTTGTCAGGCAGAATGCTCTGACTCGACACTCTCCAGTACAGCATTCTCCAGGACAGCGCCCTGCGAAACAGTACTCTCTGCCAACGAGAGCCAACCGTCAGCAGGAAGCAGCATCCTTAGGATCTGTCCTCATCCGGGCAGGTCTTTGTCAGGCTCTTTCCAGTCCAACGAGCCGATCGCTGCTTTCGACAGAAGATCATCACCTGAATGTTCCGTCGATCATTGCCAACCCTTCACCTGTGAAAATGCCAGCGGCCATTGCTAACGATTTGCCCGACATGACCAGGGCAACTCAGGATCCTGCCCACGCTTTATTCATCAATACAGCAGCCATGACTGATGCAGGTGGTTTGCAGATCTTTCAAGAAGCCTTGATCGAGGCCATAGGCACATCTCGATATGAAATGCTGTTTGCCCGAAAAGTCACATTCGACTGGCAACAGGTTGCGGCAACCACTTCTCATCACCAGGGAGGTCGACTGGTACTGCGAATTGAAGACGAGTTTTTACGAAACTGGCTGAGGCGTGAGTACCATCCCTTACTGGAGCGACTGGCTCGTGAATGTCTGCAGGCAAGTACCATTTCATTCAGTGAAGATGCGTCACTTGGTCAAGGCACATCCTCTGCGAAGATCACAACAGCTCATACGACAACTCACGAAAAATCTTTATCAAGGAACCCTTCAGAAAAGATTTCCATAACAAATACTGGAGTGATTGCACATCTTCCCGCTCAGAATCACCAGCCTTCTCAACACCCGAAAAAGTCGGCTGTCCCGGACTTGAAGTTGGGAGCCACAATCACCACAATCCCCTCCCCGGACCAACCGGCAGAACATCATGCAACAGATCAGTCTTCTGGTGCTGCTGAACAGCGTTTTGATAGACAGTGTGCCAACAAACCAGGTGCCAACAAATCGTCGAGAGTTCTTCCAGTCAGCGATTTCCCGGGAGCCAATCTCGACGTGATGCGATCTGAATCTGCCCACAATCCTGCTCCCCAGAACCTGCCACTGACTGCCACGTCCTTGGCCGGAAGCCAATTGGCGGCTGGGAATAAAGTCGCTGATGATCAGGTTGTCGCCAGCGCAGCAGGCAGAAATCCGCTGGTCTCTCAGATGGCAGGTCCTCGCCGGGGGGCATATGTCGCATCGACGGCCTTCGGATCAACGAACCAAGTGCCAACGGCCCAGGCGCCAACAAACCAGGCGGCTGGGTTCTCATCAGCATCTCACGAATCTCGTTCCAATTCAGGAGCGGCATCTCATCATTCAGCTCCGGCTCATCTGGGGAGAACAAACGCTGCGAAAATGTCGCGTCGCCCGATGGAACTGAGTGATCTCGTCGTCGGTACAGGGAATGAACTGGCTCTGGCAGCGGCCCGCAAAGTTTGCGACGAAGTACCGGCTCCATTCAATCCGCTCTATCTGTTTGGAAACGTGGGCATTGGCAAGACCCACCTGCTGGAAGGAATTTCCCGGCAATTGCGCAGGCAGCACCCCGGGCTCAATGTACTGATGATGACTGCCGAACAGTTCGCCAACTGTTTTACCCAGGCACTGCGTGACAAAACGTTGCCTTCATTCCGGCAGAAGTTTCGCAATGTCGATGCTCTCCTCATTGATGATGTGGATTTCCTCGACAATACGCGGGTGATACGCGAAGAGTTTCTCCATACATTTACCGAACTCGCAGAACGTGGGCGGGCCATTGTGCTGACGGCTGATCGGCACCCTAAACTCCTCTCGAAACTGGGGGATGAACTGGTCACTCGGTTCATGTCAGGGCTGATCTGCCGGGTGGAAGCACCAGATCAGGCCACGCGTGAACGGATCGTGCAGATGAAAGCCGCCCGCATGGGTACTGATATCAGTGAAGAAGCACTGATGTGGGTGGCACAAAAATTCCGCAACAATGTGCGGGAACTCGAAGGGGCTCTCAACTGCCTCCACACCTGGTACACAATGAGCGAACGGCGGGTCGGCCTGGCCACGGCACGACAGATTCTGGCAGATCTCGAGCGCGATTGTCTCAAGATCGTCCGATTGGCCGATATCGAGCAGACAATCTGTACGCTCTTTGGCGTGCGGCCTCGAGAACTGAAATCATCCAGCCGCGCACGCACTGTGAGTCAGCCGCGAATGCTGGCGATGTTTCTGGCAAGAAAACATACACAGTCGGCCTATCAGGAAATTGGCCAGCATTTTGGCGGGCGAAATCATAGCACTGTCATGGCTGCCGAGAAAAAAGTAGGCGAATGGCTGGATTCGAACAGCGAACTTCATCTCGGTGGACGAGACTGGAACATTCGCGAACTGATGGACACCCTCGAACAACAGCTTCTGGCCAGTTAA
- a CDS encoding GNAT family N-acetyltransferase, with product MKVVVASTSSSQAAGARLLFPLETDIQAEAMAAGAEARWLLALSAEIDGGGSPEEHDTLSSQVGDDPTVLGAALALPGKDGVVMVWPPQVREGVSELVAQEVEDRLLEQLRNQLSHIQRGSVDLPMAYAQSLADPEELNRWMLLTRIGFEQVGNILFYGKDLQTYWNEKSPELAEPARVHELLEGDENWRTFSLSDMQAPEDVALILDSTLQGSLDLPCLDGFRSGAQMLLGHLQSPRFCNELTRVAFVKNQPVAMGMLCEDAERATVELSYLGVVFGQRGQKFGQRLLRELELRALARRQRWAMLAVDATNHFAIKLYEDCGYVPLFSREVFISFPNTP from the coding sequence ATGAAGGTGGTTGTGGCCAGCACTTCATCCAGTCAGGCGGCCGGAGCCAGGCTCCTGTTTCCTCTGGAGACGGACATACAGGCTGAGGCCATGGCGGCAGGTGCAGAGGCGCGCTGGCTGCTGGCTTTGTCAGCAGAAATCGATGGTGGAGGCTCGCCAGAGGAACACGACACCCTCAGTTCACAAGTAGGTGATGATCCCACCGTGTTAGGAGCTGCACTCGCCCTGCCAGGGAAGGATGGAGTGGTGATGGTTTGGCCCCCTCAAGTTCGAGAGGGGGTTTCTGAACTGGTGGCCCAAGAGGTGGAAGATCGACTGCTGGAGCAATTGCGAAATCAACTATCGCATATCCAACGAGGATCAGTTGATCTCCCGATGGCTTACGCCCAGTCATTGGCCGACCCAGAGGAATTGAATCGATGGATGCTGTTGACGCGTATTGGATTTGAACAGGTCGGAAATATTCTCTTTTATGGAAAAGACCTGCAAACGTACTGGAACGAAAAGTCGCCAGAACTAGCAGAGCCAGCTCGCGTGCATGAACTTTTGGAAGGCGATGAAAACTGGCGAACGTTCTCACTCAGTGACATGCAAGCCCCGGAGGACGTCGCCCTGATTCTCGATTCAACCTTGCAGGGAAGTCTCGATCTCCCTTGTCTCGATGGCTTCCGCAGTGGTGCACAAATGCTGTTGGGGCACCTTCAATCGCCTCGATTCTGCAACGAGTTGACGCGTGTCGCATTTGTGAAGAATCAACCAGTGGCTATGGGAATGCTGTGTGAAGATGCAGAAAGAGCGACCGTGGAGTTGTCGTACCTCGGCGTTGTTTTTGGGCAACGGGGCCAGAAATTTGGGCAACGACTGTTGAGAGAATTGGAACTGCGGGCACTGGCGAGGCGACAGCGCTGGGCCATGCTGGCTGTAGATGCCACAAACCATTTTGCGATAAAACTTTACGAGGATTGTGGCTATGTGCCGCTCTTCTCACGAGAGGTTTTCATCAGCTTTCCAAACACTCCCTGA
- a CDS encoding HEAT repeat domain-containing protein: MAWAHHLQAEREQVEGEQPARQPANDAAGDARQRVDLALQTLDYTQPPAPELLADLKRLVESDDVDDLVRRRAAIALARLGSRAPSGVVSLKRVLTEVKSGKERASTLLWVLPALGRYGLLAHETAANLALIAFDSHYPEEIQLSAIAALVEMGATREGLAVIEKLLTNRHLPLELRTAGMQGVIAYRQEASMLLPQVMRWLDDEDFALRAMAAEAIGGFGERAMVAEERLAAMFLDDPAPLARESAAQALLAISPQPPLWIINIYDETMTEIAKVEAAMSSESLASTSGRIADDRQAELALKLAALRLRQLEILQLIGSTRDWQQMVTNPPGRPASSDLNQWKLWRGRFTAALKSDSLKISLMALEILLRSNALEGVEWQQVIQRGLLSSSPEERRATVMLFQKYPWDAQCQTWLEGLLKELQGQALQIEDQAPAVNTLPRAEQRLETLQRADGLAGRPVIDQEMAQYRRLLSQQMAAVRAALRAIETRKVPAP, translated from the coding sequence TTGGCCTGGGCCCATCATCTGCAGGCTGAAAGAGAGCAGGTTGAAGGAGAGCAGCCTGCAAGACAGCCAGCCAATGATGCCGCCGGCGATGCCCGCCAGCGTGTCGATCTGGCCCTACAGACACTCGACTATACACAGCCTCCTGCGCCGGAGTTGCTGGCTGATCTCAAACGACTGGTCGAGAGCGATGACGTGGATGATCTGGTTCGCCGCAGAGCTGCGATCGCTCTGGCCAGGTTGGGATCGCGAGCACCTTCGGGAGTGGTCTCATTAAAGCGAGTGCTGACTGAAGTGAAATCGGGCAAAGAACGTGCGAGTACACTTCTGTGGGTGTTACCCGCACTGGGCCGGTATGGTTTGCTGGCACATGAGACAGCCGCCAACCTGGCGTTGATTGCGTTCGACAGCCATTACCCGGAAGAAATTCAGCTCAGTGCCATTGCGGCACTCGTCGAGATGGGAGCCACTCGCGAGGGCTTGGCTGTGATCGAGAAGCTGTTGACCAATCGTCACTTACCGCTTGAATTGAGAACAGCCGGAATGCAGGGGGTTATTGCCTATCGGCAGGAAGCCTCGATGCTCTTACCACAGGTCATGCGCTGGCTCGATGATGAAGACTTCGCTTTGAGAGCCATGGCGGCGGAGGCGATTGGCGGTTTTGGTGAGCGGGCGATGGTGGCCGAAGAACGGCTTGCCGCCATGTTCCTTGATGATCCTGCTCCACTCGCTCGGGAGAGCGCTGCACAGGCTCTTCTTGCGATCTCTCCGCAGCCTCCCCTTTGGATCATCAATATCTATGATGAGACCATGACAGAAATTGCCAAAGTGGAAGCCGCCATGTCGTCGGAATCGTTGGCTTCAACATCCGGGCGTATTGCCGACGATCGCCAGGCCGAATTGGCATTGAAGCTCGCTGCCTTACGACTGCGGCAACTCGAGATCCTGCAACTGATCGGGAGCACCAGAGACTGGCAACAGATGGTGACGAATCCCCCGGGCCGGCCGGCTTCATCAGATCTGAATCAGTGGAAGCTCTGGCGAGGACGTTTTACAGCGGCTCTGAAAAGTGACTCGCTGAAAATCAGCCTGATGGCATTAGAGATCCTGCTGCGATCAAACGCCTTGGAAGGTGTCGAATGGCAGCAGGTAATTCAGCGTGGATTGTTAAGTTCAAGCCCGGAAGAACGGCGGGCGACCGTCATGCTCTTTCAGAAATATCCCTGGGATGCACAGTGCCAGACCTGGCTGGAGGGTTTGCTGAAAGAACTGCAAGGCCAAGCCCTGCAGATCGAAGACCAAGCCCCTGCTGTCAATACATTACCTCGCGCTGAGCAGCGGCTGGAGACCTTGCAACGCGCCGATGGCCTGGCGGGTCGTCCGGTGATTGATCAGGAAATGGCCCAATACCGGCGACTCCTCTCTCAGCAAATGGCGGCTGTACGAGCTGCACTTCGAGCCATTGAAACCAGGAAGGTTCCCGCACCATGA